The sequence below is a genomic window from Amycolatopsis sulphurea.
GACGGCGTGCTGGAGGAGAACGCCGAGGACTTCGTTCGCGCGTACGTGCAGAAGGGCGGCGAGTAGCCGCGGCCCGTGGTGCCGGGTCCGGAGTGGGGCCGGTGCCGCGGGGCAGGAGGCAAGCCCGGTGCCGCCGGTGCCCTGAGGGTGCCGGCGGTGCGGGATCACGGGAGAGATGGGAACCAGAGCACGTATGGACAACACCTCCGCTGGGGCGGGTTTTTCCGGGCCTGGCCTGCCGTCGGCGTACTTCTCGCCGGTTTCGTCGTCGTTCGCGGATTTCCTGCGGGTGGCCGCGCCGGAGTTGCTGCCGGCGCGGCGGGTGCCGGCGGGTGCGGGGCTGGATGTGCCGCACGGGACGACGATCGTGGCGCTGACGTTCGCGGGCGGGGTGCTGATCGCGGGTGACCGGCGGGCGACGTCGGGGAATCTGATCGCGAGCCGGGACATCGAGAAGGTGCACGTCACCGACGAGTATTCAGCGGTGGGCATCGCCGGTACGGCGGGGCTGGCGGTGGAGCTGGTCCGGTTGTACGCGGTGGAGCTGGCGCACTACGAGAAGATCGAGGGTGTGTCGCTGTCGCTGGACGGCAAGACGAACAAGCTGGCCGGGATGGTGAAGGCCAATCTGGACATGGCGCTGGCGGGGCTGGCCGTGGTGCCGTTGTTCGTGGGGTACGACCTGGAGGCCGAGGAC
It includes:
- the prcB gene encoding proteasome subunit beta, encoding MDNTSAGAGFSGPGLPSAYFSPVSSSFADFLRVAAPELLPARRVPAGAGLDVPHGTTIVALTFAGGVLIAGDRRATSGNLIASRDIEKVHVTDEYSAVGIAGTAGLAVELVRLYAVELAHYEKIEGVSLSLDGKTNKLAGMVKANLDMALAGLAVVPLFVGYDLEAEDAKHAGRIVSYDPAGGRYEENAGFAGVGSGSLFAKSALKKLYDPDADEEAAVRTAVEALYDAADDDTASGGPDLVRRIFPSVITITAEQGAVQVPAERTAVVAEAVVAGRAERNHHRPV